From a region of the Pirellulales bacterium genome:
- a CDS encoding transposase, translating into RSAAKRLARYRWVQIEWLPSYAPELNPVEAMWNHTKYSDLANFIPDDAAHLGRSIRSSITNQQHDAYLKHSFFRYTHLIA; encoded by the coding sequence TCGCTCGGCTGCCAAGCGGCTGGCGCGTTACCGCTGGGTGCAGATCGAATGGCTCCCCTCCTACGCACCCGAGTTGAATCCCGTCGAAGCCATGTGGAACCATACCAAGTACAGCGACCTGGCCAACTTCATCCCGGACGACGCCGCGCACCTGGGCCGCTCCATCCGATCATCGATCACGAATCAGCAGCATGACGCCTACTTGAAACATTCCTTCTTCCGCTACACACACCTGATCGCTTGA
- a CDS encoding DUF1559 domain-containing protein: MGLALHNYLAAYGSFPPAYTVDENGRPMHSWRALLLPSFEGGLEAEYDFTEPWDSPNNLKLIEQMPDVYRCPSDGDTPPGMTNYVAVVGNDTVWPNASSRKAEEISDGLSNTVAVVEVSGLSIPWTKPQVDLEFDKIPFEINAVSANGISSQHGDGVDMLMADGSVRFMRTGIEPNILRALLTVAGGENVSPP; this comes from the coding sequence ATAGGGCTCGCTTTGCATAACTACCTAGCAGCCTACGGCTCATTCCCTCCTGCGTATACGGTCGATGAGAATGGGCGACCGATGCACAGTTGGCGGGCACTACTCTTACCGTCATTTGAAGGGGGGCTTGAAGCAGAGTATGACTTCACAGAACCGTGGGATAGTCCCAATAATCTCAAGTTGATCGAACAGATGCCTGACGTTTACCGCTGTCCGAGCGATGGCGATACTCCGCCTGGAATGACGAATTATGTGGCGGTGGTCGGGAACGATACCGTATGGCCAAACGCTTCTAGTCGGAAGGCGGAAGAGATTTCAGACGGGCTGTCCAACACCGTGGCCGTGGTGGAGGTATCGGGACTGAGCATTCCCTGGACTAAGCCTCAGGTCGATCTCGAATTCGACAAGATTCCGTTCGAGATCAACGCGGTTTCAGCTAATGGTATATCGAGTCAGCATGGAGACGGCGTCGATATGTTGATGGCCGATGGATCGGTACGATTCATGCGAACAGGAATCGAACCAAACATATTGCGCGCCCTATTGACGGTTGCCGGTGGAGAGAATGTCTCGCCGCCATAG
- a CDS encoding neutral/alkaline non-lysosomal ceramidase N-terminal domain-containing protein, whose protein sequence is MPRLSSSSCWQSLAVILVLALPLAPALAQATDAPWKAGIAKAVVTPEKSVWLAGYGSKRPPDGKLHDLWMKALALEDDKGRRAVLVTSDFQGVPKSMSDRVFAELSKKFGLHRHQVLVTFSHNHCGPRLGDDLVDYYPIEAEQVELVNQYTDQMTDRMVAIVGEALDKLAPARLQTGMGKATFAVNRRNNAEADVPAMIAAGKPLAGPVDHSVPVMTVTRPDGRIDAILFGYACHPTTLNFFTWCGDYPGFAQLELEKNHPAATAMFVNTCGGDQNPLPRRSVELCQRYGHLLAAAVEEVLQRPLAPVSPGLRTAFSYVELPYLQVMSRDELFAARQDDNPIRARWAARMLDKLDRGETFPASYPYPVHAWRLGTEMLVIGMGAETVVDYALRFKKEFGPGTWVCGYADDMIAYIPSRRVWEEKGYEGGSNLFEYGRPALRWSGEIEDRIAETVHTLVNQVQK, encoded by the coding sequence ATGCCTCGCTTGTCTTCGAGTTCCTGTTGGCAGAGCTTGGCAGTAATCCTTGTTCTCGCGCTCCCACTCGCGCCCGCTTTGGCCCAAGCGACCGACGCGCCATGGAAGGCCGGCATTGCCAAAGCCGTCGTCACTCCGGAGAAATCGGTATGGCTCGCGGGCTATGGAAGCAAACGCCCACCCGACGGGAAGCTGCACGATTTGTGGATGAAGGCCCTGGCGCTCGAGGATGACAAAGGCCGACGCGCAGTGCTCGTAACCAGCGATTTCCAGGGTGTGCCCAAAAGCATGAGCGATCGGGTATTCGCTGAGTTGAGCAAGAAATTCGGCCTCCACCGGCACCAGGTCCTTGTTACCTTTTCGCACAACCACTGCGGCCCACGACTCGGTGATGATCTGGTCGACTACTATCCGATTGAGGCGGAACAAGTAGAACTGGTCAACCAGTACACCGATCAGATGACTGATCGCATGGTCGCGATCGTCGGCGAGGCGCTCGACAAGCTCGCGCCGGCGCGACTGCAAACCGGGATGGGCAAGGCGACCTTCGCCGTCAACCGGCGCAACAACGCCGAGGCCGACGTGCCGGCAATGATCGCCGCGGGGAAACCGCTGGCGGGCCCCGTCGATCATTCCGTTCCCGTGATGACCGTCACGCGGCCCGACGGTCGGATTGACGCAATCCTTTTTGGCTACGCCTGCCATCCGACGACGCTCAATTTCTTTACCTGGTGCGGCGACTATCCCGGTTTTGCCCAGCTCGAGTTGGAAAAGAATCATCCCGCCGCGACCGCCATGTTTGTCAACACCTGCGGCGGCGACCAGAACCCGTTGCCGCGCCGCAGCGTCGAGCTATGCCAACGTTACGGGCATTTGCTCGCGGCGGCCGTAGAAGAAGTCTTGCAGCGGCCGCTTGCGCCGGTGTCGCCGGGCTTGCGCACCGCGTTCTCGTACGTCGAACTCCCTTATCTACAGGTCATGTCGCGCGACGAGTTGTTCGCGGCTCGCCAAGACGACAACCCGATTCGCGCGCGTTGGGCTGCTCGCATGCTCGACAAGCTGGATCGCGGCGAAACGTTTCCGGCCTCGTATCCTTATCCCGTGCACGCCTGGCGCCTCGGCACCGAGATGCTGGTCATCGGGATGGGCGCGGAAACGGTTGTTGACTATGCCCTACGCTTCAAGAAGGAATTCGGCCCCGGCACCTGGGTATGCGGCTATGCGGACGACATGATCGCCTACATTCCTTCGCGGCGCGTGTGGGAGGAGAAGGGCTACGAGGGCGGGTCGAACCTTTTCGAATACGGCCGCCCGGCCCTACGTTGGTCAGGCGAGATCGAGGACCGCATCGCCGAAACCGTGCACACTTTAGTAAACCAGGTGCAAAAGTGA